A genomic window from Bdellovibrio sp. SKB1291214 includes:
- a CDS encoding ArsR/SmtB family transcription factor — protein sequence METITHPKLKDVSLEQVLKALGDPVRISAVKQLLAMKGEEKVCGTFEYSITKATFSHHLKILREAGLIRFRDEGTRRFVSLRLQDVKKRFPGLMEMLEKDL from the coding sequence ATGGAAACGATCACTCACCCGAAACTTAAAGATGTCAGTTTGGAACAGGTCTTAAAAGCCCTGGGCGATCCCGTGCGCATCTCTGCAGTTAAACAGCTGCTGGCCATGAAGGGGGAGGAAAAAGTCTGCGGGACTTTTGAATATTCCATTACCAAGGCGACTTTCTCTCATCATTTAAAAATTCTGCGCGAGGCTGGTTTGATTCGTTTTCGCGACGAGGGAACGCGTCGTTTTGTCTCTTTACGTCTGCAGGATGTAAAGAAACGCTTCCCAGGATTGATGGAGATGCTTGAAAAAGACCTTTGA
- a CDS encoding tyrosine-protein phosphatase, which yields MNLKGAINFRDLGGQLSVQGHKLKSGQFYRSGALSKLTADDVLLLQTTIGHVIDFRDPSEAAHDKDVLWEGVSYENCPANPVAYRMSANLGSFFTKEHLENIPPHYMEKLYRQLPFDNSAYRRMFAVMDEMSGKGMLQHCAVGKDRTGVGSALMLLGLGIDESQVMKDYLLTQTGLEPFRNGLMIQFKSILSDKAMEGFQYMMGAHESFLSAAIEEMKSKAGSIQKFLLTEYGITEERQAKWQQKFFES from the coding sequence TTGAATCTTAAAGGCGCTATCAATTTCCGCGATCTGGGCGGTCAATTGTCTGTTCAAGGTCATAAGCTTAAATCTGGTCAATTCTATCGTTCAGGGGCTTTATCAAAGCTCACAGCAGATGATGTGTTATTGTTGCAAACGACAATCGGGCATGTGATTGATTTCCGTGATCCATCAGAAGCCGCTCATGATAAAGATGTTTTGTGGGAAGGCGTTTCATACGAAAACTGTCCCGCAAATCCCGTCGCCTACAGAATGAGTGCGAACTTGGGCTCGTTCTTTACCAAAGAGCATTTAGAAAATATTCCTCCGCACTACATGGAAAAGCTGTATCGGCAGTTGCCCTTTGATAATTCTGCTTATCGTCGCATGTTTGCGGTGATGGATGAGATGTCGGGTAAAGGCATGCTTCAGCACTGTGCAGTTGGTAAAGATCGCACCGGTGTAGGATCTGCTTTAATGCTTTTGGGACTGGGAATCGATGAATCCCAAGTGATGAAAGATTACTTGCTGACTCAGACGGGACTTGAGCCTTTCCGCAATGGCCTGATGATTCAATTTAAGAGTATTTTGTCAGATAAAGCGATGGAGGGATTCCAATACATGATGGGAGCCCATGAAAGTTTCTTAAGCGCTGCCATCGAAGAAATGAAGAGTAAAGCGGGCAGTATCCAGAAATTTTTACTCACTGAGTATGGCATCACTGAGGAGCGCCAGGCGAAGTGGCAGCAAAAATTCTTTGAGTCGTAA
- the ileS gene encoding isoleucine--tRNA ligase, which translates to MTNANTSKTTPYTAVKPDVQLAKQEEGILDFWDQQKIFQQTLDPQGKKTYSFYDGPPFATGLPHYGHLLAGVLKDVVPRYWTMKGYTVPRRFGWDCHGLPVEYEINKTHKIESRKDVFKMGVAEYNDACRSIVKRYSTEWKTTVRRVGRWVDMENPYFTMDVSFMQSVWWVFQELFKKGLIYEGYKVVPYSVGISTSLSNFEANQNYKMVQDPAITVMFKLINQPDTAVMAWTTTPWTLPSNMALAVGLEMDYVKVQEKATGRKLILAQALLPSVFKKPDEEVEVLQMMKGTELVGLTYEPLFPFFGDRAEKGAFRIISSEHVTTESGTGVVHMAPAFGEEDYYACAKAGIPLVNPVDDDGMFTAEVPDYQGKRVKEADKDIIAALKAKGNLFKQDTIQHSYPYCYRSDTPLIYRAVSSWFVSVEKIKEQLIANNKQTQWVPDHLRDGRFGNWLEGARDWAISRNRFWGTPLPIWRNTEGEVICVGSRAELEKLSGQKVEDLHIEFVDKITIPSPTGKSALKRVDGVLDCWFESGSMPYAQWGFPDANVEEFKKAFPADFIAEGLDQTRGWFYTLSIIGTALFNQAPFKNVVVNGLVLAEDGRKMSKSLKNYPDPMEVLNQHGADALRLYLIDSPVVKAQELKFSEKGVYDIVRKILLRWWNSYSFFANYANIDGFVPKGDAKKSPNILDQWVLSRLNGLIANTHKEMDAYRLYNVVPHLLQFIEDLTNTYIRFNRSLFWQEGMPETKRYAYETLHEVLVTLSRLMAPFAPFMSEVTYKNLSQVLPNKKDSVHLESFPPEDLSMLRPELEEAVKAMDTLVTLGRNHREKIGVKAKIPLNEIKIIHRSAALLETLKKFEPFFVDELNFRKVVYNSNEDQFVQVTAKANFPVLGKRLGPKMKSVGAGIMALPLESILKLETGGSVTVDGEEITLADVEIRRAPKGGNANLSVHQVVSIEVDPTVTPEQEREGLAREIMRKIQVARKTADFKLDDKITLEIACDGALLDALNAHKDMITSETLTHTLNILPLTGTPKGAHVDDSDIDGEKIKIGVQN; encoded by the coding sequence ATGACGAATGCAAACACCTCCAAAACGACTCCGTATACAGCAGTAAAACCCGATGTCCAACTTGCCAAGCAAGAAGAAGGCATTCTTGATTTCTGGGATCAGCAAAAAATTTTCCAACAGACTCTAGATCCTCAGGGTAAAAAAACTTACAGCTTCTATGACGGTCCTCCGTTTGCAACAGGTCTTCCTCACTATGGGCATTTGCTGGCAGGTGTTTTGAAAGACGTTGTTCCTCGTTATTGGACAATGAAGGGTTACACAGTGCCACGTCGTTTCGGTTGGGACTGCCACGGTCTTCCGGTCGAGTATGAAATCAACAAGACTCACAAAATCGAATCTCGCAAAGACGTCTTCAAAATGGGTGTGGCTGAATACAACGACGCTTGTCGCTCGATTGTAAAACGTTACTCCACAGAGTGGAAAACCACGGTTCGTCGCGTAGGTCGTTGGGTGGATATGGAAAATCCATATTTCACGATGGACGTGTCCTTCATGCAGTCTGTCTGGTGGGTGTTTCAAGAGCTTTTCAAAAAGGGCTTGATCTATGAAGGTTACAAAGTAGTTCCTTACTCTGTAGGGATCTCGACGTCGCTTTCAAACTTTGAAGCGAATCAAAACTATAAAATGGTTCAAGACCCTGCGATTACGGTGATGTTTAAACTCATCAACCAACCTGATACAGCCGTGATGGCTTGGACGACCACACCTTGGACTCTTCCATCCAATATGGCTTTGGCTGTTGGTTTGGAAATGGACTACGTCAAGGTTCAAGAAAAAGCGACAGGTCGTAAGTTGATCTTGGCGCAAGCATTGCTTCCATCGGTGTTTAAGAAACCAGATGAGGAAGTTGAAGTTCTGCAAATGATGAAAGGGACAGAGCTTGTAGGTCTGACTTACGAACCTCTATTCCCATTCTTTGGTGATCGCGCTGAAAAAGGTGCGTTCCGTATTATTTCTTCTGAACACGTGACGACTGAATCCGGTACGGGTGTTGTTCACATGGCACCCGCGTTCGGTGAGGAAGACTACTATGCCTGTGCTAAGGCTGGCATCCCATTGGTAAACCCCGTGGACGATGATGGTATGTTCACAGCGGAAGTTCCTGACTATCAAGGTAAGCGTGTAAAGGAAGCTGATAAGGACATCATCGCGGCATTAAAAGCTAAAGGGAACTTGTTCAAACAAGATACGATCCAACATAGTTACCCATACTGCTATCGTTCCGATACTCCGCTGATCTATCGTGCGGTTTCTTCTTGGTTTGTTTCTGTAGAAAAAATTAAAGAGCAATTGATCGCGAACAACAAGCAAACTCAATGGGTTCCTGATCATCTTCGTGATGGACGTTTCGGGAATTGGTTGGAAGGTGCTCGTGACTGGGCGATCTCTCGCAACCGTTTCTGGGGCACTCCGCTTCCTATCTGGAGAAATACAGAAGGTGAAGTGATCTGCGTGGGTTCCCGTGCGGAGCTTGAAAAACTGTCAGGTCAAAAAGTTGAAGATTTGCATATTGAATTTGTGGATAAAATCACGATCCCGTCTCCAACGGGTAAATCTGCTTTGAAACGCGTTGATGGCGTTTTGGACTGCTGGTTTGAGTCGGGTTCTATGCCGTACGCTCAATGGGGATTCCCTGATGCGAACGTGGAAGAATTCAAAAAAGCATTCCCAGCGGATTTCATTGCTGAGGGCTTGGACCAAACGCGTGGTTGGTTCTATACGTTGTCGATTATTGGAACTGCTTTGTTCAACCAAGCTCCATTCAAAAACGTCGTTGTGAATGGTCTGGTGTTGGCTGAAGACGGTCGTAAGATGTCAAAGTCTTTGAAAAACTATCCTGATCCAATGGAAGTATTGAATCAGCATGGTGCGGATGCGCTTCGCTTGTATTTGATCGATTCTCCGGTTGTGAAAGCCCAGGAATTGAAATTCTCTGAAAAAGGCGTTTACGATATCGTTCGTAAAATCTTGCTTCGTTGGTGGAATTCTTATTCATTCTTTGCGAACTATGCCAACATCGATGGCTTTGTTCCAAAAGGTGATGCTAAGAAATCTCCGAATATTTTAGACCAATGGGTTCTTTCTCGTTTGAATGGTTTGATTGCGAACACTCACAAAGAGATGGACGCTTATCGCTTGTACAACGTTGTTCCTCACTTGCTTCAATTCATCGAGGATCTAACGAACACGTACATCCGTTTCAATCGTTCTTTGTTCTGGCAAGAAGGCATGCCTGAAACGAAACGTTACGCTTACGAGACTTTGCATGAAGTTCTTGTGACATTGTCTCGTTTGATGGCGCCATTTGCTCCGTTCATGTCGGAAGTGACTTATAAAAACTTGTCTCAAGTTCTTCCGAATAAAAAAGACTCCGTTCACTTGGAAAGCTTCCCACCGGAAGATCTTTCTATGCTTCGCCCGGAGCTTGAAGAAGCTGTGAAGGCGATGGATACATTGGTGACATTGGGTCGTAATCACCGTGAAAAAATCGGTGTTAAGGCGAAGATCCCGTTGAACGAAATCAAAATCATCCACAGAAGTGCGGCGTTGCTTGAAACTTTGAAAAAGTTCGAACCGTTCTTTGTTGATGAATTGAACTTCCGCAAAGTTGTTTATAACTCGAACGAAGACCAATTCGTTCAAGTGACTGCGAAGGCAAACTTCCCAGTACTGGGTAAACGCTTGGGGCCTAAGATGAAATCAGTTGGCGCCGGCATTATGGCCTTGCCTCTTGAAAGCATCTTGAAACTTGAAACAGGTGGTTCAGTGACTGTTGACGGCGAAGAAATCACATTGGCTGACGTAGAAATCCGCAGAGCTCCTAAAGGTGGCAACGCGAATTTGTCAGTTCACCAAGTGGTATCCATCGAAGTGGATCCGACTGTGACGCCAGAACAAGAACGTGAAGGCCTAGCTCGCGAAATCATGCGTAAGATCCAAGTCGCTCGTAAAACAGCGGACTTCAAACTAGATGACAAAATCACTCTAGAAATCGCCTGCGACGGCGCCTTGCTTGACGCTTTGAACGCACACAAGGACATGATCACGTCAGAAACTTTGACTCACACGTTGAATATCTTGCCTCTAACTGGCACGCCAAAAGGTGCCCATGTAGACGACAGTGATATCGACGGCGAGAAAATCAAAATCGGCGTGCAGAATTAG
- a CDS encoding carbonic anhydrase encodes MTQESLLTKKEILKMMVGFRRFRERYFKEHNHSVYDALATGQSPKTLMIACSDSRVDPAILFSSSPGEIFVVRNVANLVPPFESNMGFHGVSAAIEFAVVNLQVENIVILGHRQCGGIRSLFQPEAVREGGFVQQWMTIAGQAKEKVLKAHPNADLDQHCRECEKTSIVTSIENLRTFPFIDFAIKSRGLQLIGVYFDLEGGQLSFYDDQTDAFRELEISKVQP; translated from the coding sequence ATGACTCAAGAATCTCTGCTTACGAAAAAAGAAATTCTAAAAATGATGGTCGGCTTTCGCCGTTTTAGAGAGCGTTACTTTAAAGAGCACAATCACTCTGTTTATGACGCCTTGGCAACAGGTCAAAGTCCAAAAACTTTGATGATTGCTTGCAGTGACTCGCGCGTCGATCCGGCAATTTTATTCTCTTCTTCACCTGGAGAAATCTTCGTTGTTCGCAACGTTGCTAACTTGGTTCCGCCCTTTGAATCGAATATGGGTTTCCACGGGGTTTCCGCTGCCATCGAATTCGCGGTCGTAAATCTGCAAGTGGAAAACATTGTGATCTTAGGTCATCGTCAATGCGGGGGGATTCGTTCTTTGTTTCAACCCGAAGCTGTTCGCGAAGGTGGTTTCGTACAACAATGGATGACAATTGCGGGACAAGCGAAAGAAAAAGTTTTGAAAGCGCATCCAAATGCGGATCTTGATCAGCATTGTCGGGAGTGCGAAAAAACTTCGATCGTGACGTCGATCGAAAATTTGCGCACCTTCCCATTTATCGATTTCGCCATCAAAAGTCGTGGCCTGCAGTTGATCGGCGTTTACTTCGATTTGGAAGGCGGTCAGTTGTCTTTTTATGATGATCAAACCGATGCATTCCGGGAGCTCGAAATCTCTAAAGTTCAACCTTAA
- a CDS encoding MFS transporter produces the protein MSQVFHPTAEVPARTLTLLLGLTVGVIAANLYYAQPLVAMISKALGIATSSAGLVVTFTQVGYGLGVLLLVPLADLLENKKLIITLMMVAVIALLGLAFSTSVIPYFTAAFILGIGTSAVQIVVPYAAHMTSESHRGRVVGSLMSGLMLGIMLSRPISSLLTDLLSWHAVFFLSAAFMTAMAFILYKFLPPRKPEHTENIRYGKLIASMGELFVTTPVLRRRAIYQAFMFGAFCLFWTSAPLYLMSETYHLSQTAIAIFAFAGVAGAISAPFAGRLADKGMSTSATIVAMLAAIASFAVTHILEPGSYVALGVLVFAAILLDAGITATLVLGQRAIFSLKPEYRGRLNGLYIATIFVGGAAGSYAGAWAYAHGGWMMTTIVGALFPATALIYFFTEWLTGFRKSQK, from the coding sequence ATGAGCCAAGTGTTCCACCCCACTGCGGAAGTCCCCGCCAGAACATTAACCCTGCTGTTAGGCCTGACGGTCGGCGTGATCGCAGCCAATCTCTATTATGCACAACCACTCGTGGCGATGATCAGCAAGGCATTAGGCATTGCTACATCTTCAGCAGGATTGGTCGTGACATTCACCCAAGTCGGATATGGATTGGGAGTTTTACTTTTAGTTCCCCTGGCTGATCTTTTAGAAAATAAGAAATTAATCATCACGTTGATGATGGTGGCAGTAATAGCCCTTTTAGGTTTGGCATTTTCAACCAGCGTTATTCCTTATTTTACAGCCGCTTTCATTCTGGGAATCGGCACTTCTGCAGTGCAAATCGTGGTACCGTACGCCGCCCACATGACATCAGAATCCCATCGCGGTCGTGTCGTGGGAAGCCTTATGAGCGGCCTCATGCTAGGGATTATGTTATCCCGACCCATCTCAAGCTTACTGACAGATTTACTTTCGTGGCATGCCGTATTTTTCTTATCGGCAGCGTTTATGACAGCGATGGCTTTTATTCTATATAAATTTCTGCCGCCGCGTAAGCCAGAGCACACCGAAAATATCCGCTATGGAAAACTGATTGCTTCCATGGGAGAGCTCTTTGTGACGACGCCAGTTTTACGTCGTCGCGCCATCTATCAAGCCTTTATGTTTGGAGCCTTTTGCCTGTTCTGGACGTCAGCTCCCCTTTATTTAATGAGTGAGACTTACCACCTGTCACAAACAGCCATTGCGATTTTCGCCTTTGCCGGCGTGGCTGGTGCGATCTCTGCCCCCTTTGCAGGAAGACTGGCCGATAAAGGCATGAGCACGTCTGCAACGATTGTGGCCATGCTTGCGGCCATCGCCTCGTTTGCAGTCACTCACATACTGGAGCCGGGATCCTATGTGGCCTTAGGAGTATTAGTGTTTGCAGCGATCTTACTGGACGCTGGAATTACCGCGACGCTTGTGTTGGGCCAAAGAGCTATTTTTTCTTTAAAGCCTGAATACCGAGGCAGACTGAATGGCCTTTACATTGCGACGATCTTTGTTGGTGGAGCTGCTGGCTCCTATGCTGGCGCATGGGCTTATGCTCATGGTGGCTGGATGATGACTACAATTGTGGGGGCACTATTCCCTGCGACCGCCCTAATTTATTTCTTTACAGAGTGGCTGACAGGATTTCGCAAGAGTCAGAAATGA
- a CDS encoding TIGR02147 family protein produces the protein MGNTSIKKTSELSNFFNEIFLNRRRKNPKYSMRAFARDLSLTQGRLWELIHGRYIPGTKVTERIAELLKLSPEDKARMQSLIAAEKAQPVSTLRSVSSDEFAMISDWEHLAIFNLISTKGFDHTVNSIVSRLEISQLQAEGALNRLLDAGLVVEEDGRYVPAYTNITTQNEVPSQVIREFHRQIIDRSVASLQRDSVEARSITSMVFPANVKNLAKAKKIIAEFNVRMAELMDKGDTTEVYSLAVQLVPITVTEGRA, from the coding sequence ATGGGGAATACATCAATTAAAAAAACATCAGAACTATCAAATTTCTTTAACGAGATTTTCTTAAATCGCCGCCGCAAGAATCCAAAGTATTCTATGCGAGCGTTTGCTCGCGATCTTTCTCTAACGCAAGGACGTTTGTGGGAGCTGATCCATGGAAGATATATTCCTGGGACAAAAGTGACCGAGCGTATTGCCGAGTTGTTGAAACTTTCACCGGAAGATAAGGCCCGCATGCAATCTTTGATTGCGGCTGAGAAAGCTCAACCGGTATCCACACTTCGTTCAGTTTCAAGTGATGAGTTCGCGATGATTTCAGATTGGGAACATTTGGCGATCTTTAACTTGATCTCAACTAAAGGTTTCGATCACACAGTGAATAGCATTGTATCTCGGTTGGAAATTTCTCAACTGCAAGCTGAGGGCGCTCTCAACCGATTGTTGGATGCAGGTCTTGTGGTGGAAGAAGACGGTCGTTACGTACCGGCTTACACAAACATCACGACTCAAAACGAAGTTCCCTCTCAAGTGATCCGTGAATTCCACCGTCAAATCATCGATCGCTCTGTCGCATCGTTGCAGCGTGATTCTGTAGAAGCGAGAAGCATCACGAGTATGGTTTTCCCAGCCAACGTTAAAAATCTAGCGAAGGCAAAAAAGATCATTGCTGAATTCAACGTGCGCATGGCGGAGTTGATGGATAAAGGCGACACAACGGAAGTGTATAGCTTAGCAGTTCAATTGGTACCAATCACAGTAACGGAGGGTAGGGCGTAA
- a CDS encoding tryptophan halogenase family protein, which yields MASLNDFVETAFDLSYLNFPKYPATEIKSIGILGGGTAGYLAALALKKLHPKIQTSVIESSKIPVIGVGESTTTEIVPFLHRTLGIDPQEFFQAVEPTLKLGIRFDWGCPGDYHFNFNFFAGHQQESYYYEDHINNANWASVLMDHHKIPVIREKNGEMISLLQSIPFSYHIDNKNLIGFLNKIVKQRQIPIIDAVVEKVHLDDNDFVTSVETDDGKRHSFDLYIDCSGFRSRILGQALKTEFISFKSSLRNNRALTFDLPNNNDIRPYTQCTTMPNGWCWTIPMRAENHYGYVHSTDYCDEAQAVKEARERFGHFEKYKMVEFRTGRHKQAWNKNVFGLGNAYGFVEPLESTAIQTAVHSIMTLCKLMPNNHQDSSSIAAINQEIAATWDTFRWFLSIHYKYNKQLDTQYWKDCRANTEIGDAKMVVDLFNQRAPLSASNLGTNSPYTACEALVFNSYSYDTLLYGQKVLEKPPIRPKMSKEEYVQRTLSYQELTKKSLTLHELFAEDYLIEGGLLEQLFEDQDTWIVETEA from the coding sequence ATGGCGTCTTTGAATGATTTTGTCGAAACGGCTTTTGATCTTAGCTATCTCAATTTCCCTAAATATCCAGCGACTGAAATCAAATCTATCGGTATCTTGGGTGGTGGTACGGCCGGTTACCTTGCGGCCTTGGCTCTTAAAAAATTGCATCCTAAAATTCAAACTTCGGTTATTGAATCCAGTAAAATTCCAGTCATCGGTGTGGGGGAAAGCACAACAACAGAGATCGTGCCCTTTTTGCACAGAACTTTGGGAATTGATCCGCAAGAATTCTTTCAAGCTGTGGAGCCGACCCTCAAGCTCGGTATTCGTTTTGATTGGGGTTGCCCCGGAGATTATCACTTTAATTTCAACTTTTTTGCGGGCCATCAGCAAGAGAGTTACTATTATGAAGATCATATCAACAATGCCAACTGGGCATCGGTGCTGATGGATCATCATAAAATCCCGGTGATTCGCGAGAAAAACGGAGAGATGATCTCTTTGCTTCAAAGCATTCCGTTTTCTTATCACATCGATAACAAGAATTTGATTGGGTTCTTAAATAAGATTGTAAAACAGCGTCAGATTCCCATTATCGATGCTGTGGTTGAAAAAGTTCACCTGGATGACAATGACTTTGTAACATCTGTGGAAACAGATGACGGCAAAAGACACTCGTTCGACTTGTATATTGACTGCTCAGGTTTCCGTTCCCGAATTTTAGGTCAAGCCTTGAAAACAGAATTCATTTCATTCAAGTCCTCGCTTCGTAACAACCGGGCTTTGACGTTCGACCTTCCAAACAACAATGACATCCGACCTTATACACAATGTACGACGATGCCGAACGGTTGGTGCTGGACGATTCCAATGCGCGCAGAAAACCATTACGGCTATGTGCACTCGACAGATTACTGTGACGAAGCTCAAGCGGTGAAAGAAGCCCGTGAAAGATTCGGTCACTTTGAAAAATACAAAATGGTGGAGTTCCGGACCGGTCGCCACAAGCAAGCTTGGAATAAAAATGTCTTTGGTCTTGGCAATGCTTACGGCTTTGTTGAACCTTTGGAATCAACGGCAATCCAAACCGCCGTTCATAGCATTATGACGTTGTGTAAATTAATGCCAAATAATCACCAGGACTCTTCAAGTATTGCAGCTATCAATCAAGAGATCGCAGCAACGTGGGACACGTTCCGTTGGTTCCTAAGTATTCACTATAAATACAATAAGCAACTGGATACACAGTACTGGAAAGATTGCCGCGCGAACACTGAGATCGGGGACGCGAAAATGGTCGTAGACCTTTTCAACCAACGTGCACCACTCAGTGCCAGCAATCTAGGTACGAACTCTCCGTACACGGCGTGTGAAGCCTTGGTATTCAATAGCTATAGCTATGACACTCTTTTGTACGGTCAAAAAGTTTTAGAGAAGCCACCGATTCGCCCTAAGATGTCTAAGGAAGAGTATGTGCAGCGCACACTTTCTTACCAAGAACTGACTAAGAAATCCCTGACTCTGCATGAACTTTTCGCAGAGGACTATTTGATCGAGGGTGGGTTGCTTGAGCAATTGTTCGAAGACCAAGACACTTGGATCGTGGAAACAGAAGCCTAA
- the tsaA gene encoding tRNA (N6-threonylcarbamoyladenosine(37)-N6)-methyltransferase TrmO: MQKHGEKFEFSAVGHVQTPFHDKFGIPRQPGLANPAKGIIKLLPNPDLLTAIRSMEEFSHLWIVFVFHEHGGKNWKPSIRPPRLGGNRKVGVLASRSPHRPNPIGMSAVKIEKIDFDAKGGPEIHVHGVDLLDGTPVLDIKPYIPYADSIPEANAGWASDPIERTDVVFSDEAEAEIKKRDPSNEKNLRSLIISILELDPRPAFQKRQDPITDEKSWGQKYGFDILGCDVKYEIRDGHFYVYAIMDLN, translated from the coding sequence ATGCAAAAGCACGGAGAGAAATTTGAATTTTCAGCGGTAGGGCATGTGCAAACGCCCTTTCATGATAAATTTGGGATTCCTCGCCAGCCGGGGCTTGCGAATCCCGCTAAGGGCATTATCAAGCTTCTACCTAATCCGGATTTGTTAACTGCAATTCGCAGCATGGAAGAGTTCTCTCATTTGTGGATCGTGTTTGTATTTCACGAACACGGTGGCAAAAACTGGAAACCGAGCATTCGTCCACCGCGCTTAGGTGGCAATCGTAAAGTGGGTGTGCTTGCTTCGCGCTCTCCGCACAGACCGAATCCAATTGGAATGTCGGCTGTAAAAATTGAAAAAATTGATTTTGATGCGAAGGGTGGACCTGAAATCCACGTTCATGGTGTGGATTTGCTCGATGGAACTCCGGTGCTTGATATTAAGCCCTATATTCCTTACGCAGACTCGATTCCTGAAGCGAATGCGGGTTGGGCCAGTGATCCTATTGAAAGAACAGACGTGGTGTTTTCTGACGAGGCTGAGGCGGAAATTAAAAAGCGCGATCCCTCGAACGAGAAAAACCTTCGCAGTCTGATTATCAGTATTCTTGAATTGGACCCTCGTCCGGCTTTTCAAAAGCGCCAAGACCCGATCACTGATGAAAAAAGCTGGGGCCAGAAATACGGCTTCGATATTTTAGGCTGTGACGTAAAGTACGAAATAAGAGACGGTCACTTTTACGTTTACGCGATTATGGACTTGAATTAG